The nucleotide window AAGCTCGGTGCTGCAGCTGCGACTGTGCTCACGCGTGAGCGCAGTTCCGGCTCGCGGCGGCCGACGGCCCTGATCGGCCGCGACCCGCGCGTGTCCGGTGAGATGCTGGCCGCCGCGATGGCAGCCGGCATGGCATCGAAAGGCGTCGACGTGCTGCGCGTCGGCGTCATCCCTACGCCGGGCTTGGCGTTTCTGACCGACGATTACGGCGCGGACATCGGGGTCATGATCTCGGCATCGCACAACCCGATGCCGGATAACGGCATCAAGTTCTTCTCCGCAGGCGGCAAGAAGCTTCCGGATGACGTTGAGGATGAGATCGAAGCGGCGATGGTGGAGCTCTCCGAGACTGGCCCGACGGGTACCGGCATCGGGCGCGTGATTGAGGAGGCTCCCGACGCGCGCGAGCGCTACCTCGCGCACCTCAAAGAAGCCGTGCAGACTGACCTCGCGGGCATCAAGGTGGTTGTGGACTGTGCGAACGGCGCCGCCTTCGAGGTCGCCCCGAAGGCGTACGCGGCGGCTGGTGCTGACGTCACCGCGATCTTCAACACCCCGGACGCCTACAACATCAACGACGGCTCTGGCTCCACGCACATCGAGCAGATTCAGGCCGCAGTGGTTGAACACGGCGCGGACATTGGACTCGCGCACGACGGCGATGCTGACCGCTGCCTTGCAGTAGATGCGAAGGGCAACGTGGTCGACGGTGACCAGATCATGGCGATCCTGGCGACCGGCATGCAGGAGCGCAACTCGCTGCAGGACAACACCCTGGTGGCCACGGTGATGAGCAACCTGGGTCTGAAGATCGCGATGCGCGAGCACGGCATCGAGCTGAAAGAGACGGCAGTGGGAGACCGCTACGTCCTCGAGGAGCTCGGCCGCGGCGAATACTCGCTGGGCGGCGAGCAGTCCGGCCACCTCGTCGTGCCGGCGTACGCCACCACCGGTGACGGCACGCTCACCGGCCTGCTGCTCATGGCGCGCATGGCCGAGACCGGCAAGAGCCTGGAAGAACTCGCCAGCGTCATGCAGGTCCTTCCGCAGGTGCTGATCAACGTGCCGGTGTCGGACAAGGCCAAGATCATGGACTCCCCGAAGGTGCAGGAAGCGATTCAGATCGCTGAGGCTGAGCTGGGGGATTCCGGCCGCGTGCTGCTGCGCCCCTCCGGCACGGAGGAGCTCTTCCGCGTCATGGTGGAAGCTGCGGACGAGGAGCAGGCCCGCAAGGTCGCCGGCCAGCTCGCGGCCGTGGTTGCCGCGGTGTAAGTTCTCCAGCGGGAGAAAACTCGCCCGTCGGGGGAACCGGCGGGCGTTGGGGGGAGTCTGAATAGGGGTAAGACTCATTCAGATTCGGGTCGCGCTAGCTGTGCGATCCGCACGTTCTTGGGGGTAGGACATGGATCCAATTGTTGGGCCCGACCTCGACATATCCGCGATGCGCGCGCACTTCACCGCCGCAATCTCGGCGCACGAGGAGGGCCGCAGCAACTTGCAGCGCAACCAGGTTCCGCTGAGCACCGCTGATTTCGGGGAAGGGTTTGCATCGCACGGCCGGGAGGTCATCGAGTCGCTCGAATCGTTGCGCCGCACCACACACCAATTCTTGCTCGCCAGGGAGCAAAGCTGGGGGAGCATTCTTTCGCTTATCGACGACATCGAGGAACGCGACACCACAGCTTCCGACGAACTTCGCGGGGTGACGGGGCGATGAGCACCATGCATGGCGACGGTTCGGCCGCGACAAAAGAACTGCAGAAGTGCATCGCTGCGGTGGATGCTGCTCCGGGGGTTTCCGCTGAGGTGCGATCGCGCGTTCGTACGCGCGTCGATGAGGTGCTGGCGCAACTTGGCCGCTCGGCTGGCAGGGATTTGGACGCACTCGTCGCTGCCTCACACACCCTTGGCACGAAAGGCTGTGGGCTTGGGCCTGCAAGCGCTGCTACCGCCGCGAGCACCTTGGTTCCCGGCGCTAGCGAGGGCTGGGCTGAGGCGGTAGGCGTGTTGGCGAAGGAGCGCAGCGATGAGGAGCGCCAGTGCGAGTTTTTCCGCAGTGTCGACCAACTTGGCCGCGACATCCGCGACTGCTGCTGCGCGGTAGAGACCGTGCAAAACACCACTGACAGCGGCGTTTCACTCGTCCTTGCGGTGCCTCGCAAGATGGTGCAAGCAGCCACCATGACGAGGATGCAGGCGCTCATCCCTGATTCGGTTGAGCTGCTTCTGACCGGACTTGGTTGCGCCCTGCAAATGGTTCGCGACGGCAACCGCACCATCGAGGAATGCCTGACCAGACTGACCACCCAAATCGGCCAAGTGGCGGAAGCCCGCCCTGCCGAGCCCGCGGACTACCGCACGCCTGAACCCGCGAAGTCAGCGCAATGCGATCCGCCGGCAGGGACCGCCCCGGCTGCGCAGCCAGCGCCAGCCCCGGCTCCACCGGCTCCACCGGCTTCACCGGTTTCATCGTCGGCGCCGGAACAGCCGGGTGTGACAGCGCCCGAGACAAAGCCCGCCGCGGCGACGGTTGCCGACGCCCCGAGTCCGGCACCGGCTGCAACTCCGGCCCCGGCACCGGCCTCTGTGGCCACCACTCCTGCGCAGGTTGTACCGGCTCAACCCCTTCCGCAGACCGCGCCACCGGCGCAGACTGAACCATTCAGCCGACTGTGCCGGTGCGTGCCGGCAGACTGTTCTCCGGTTCCGCAACCTTCCACCACGCCTCAGCAGAGCTTCCAACCTCCGACACTGCAAGAAGCACCGGCAACCCCGGTGAACCCGGTGACCCCGGCTGCCCAGCCGACGCTGCCGGCTTCCACTGCGGTGGTGGACGCTCCGGTTCAGCCCAGTGCCCAAGCATCTGAGCGGGTGACCGTCGAGTTCGATTTTGACATCGATGGCACGGTGAACGTCTCGCTGAACGACATTCCGTGCGAGACCGCCGCCGCGTTCACACCTCCAGCTCCGGAGCACGATCAGGTCAACCGGATGCTCGGCACCTTCGCGGAGATGGGCGCGGCGGCCGTCCTCGGCGGTTTGGAGTGCTTCAGCACTGCCCTGCAGGAGGCCGTTGAGTGTCCCGGCGTTGACTGCGGTGCGCACGCTCCGGAACCTGCGCACCCGCCGGAACCTGCGCCCGCAACGGTTCCTGCGCCCCCGCCGGTAGCGGAACCCGTGGCTGCACCCGAGGAACCGGCTCCGGCTCCCGCACCGGAGCCCACGCCAGACAACGGCGTAATCCCTCCGCCGCCCGAGCTTGCCCAGGTGGAGGAGCCGGCGCCTCCGCCAAAGAAGCAGTTGCCAGTTGACCCGCCAACCGTTGCTCAGGCCGCGCCTGATTCTTCGGCACCGGCCGCGGAGCAACCCGCAATCCCCGATACCAACCCTTCGACCGACAACCCGACCCCGCCCGAGCAAGCCCCGTGGGCTGTGAAAAAGACAGGTGACTGGTAATGGACTTCATCGAGTTCGCCGAGATGTACCAGCGGCGCACCGCCAAGCGGATGCAAGATTTCGAGGCCGTGCTCAAAGATGCGCAGCGGAAGATGGAATTTACCGCTCAACAGCAGGCTGCTGCGCGGGAACTCTATCCGCGCCGCGAGCCCCAGCCAATCGCCCGCGGGGACTACTCCATTCCCCGCAAGCGTGTGAAATCAAACGGGCAAGTCCGTTCGGTGCTGCGTCGTGAGGGGCCGGGCGCCTCCGTCGATAAGTAAAGCCCTGAGAGCGAACCGCTTAGAAAAGCGAGAACGCGGTGTTGTTGCGGGCGAGGCCAGCGGCTTTCGCCAGATTGTCGCCGACCAGCGACTGCACGTTCTTGCCCGCTGCCTCGGGGTCGGAGAATGCGGCGTACTTTTTCTCCTCCGCAAGCTGGTGCAGCAGGTAGCCGGTGAGCAGCGCGCGGGTCGTGGCCTGGTTCTTCTTGTCCGAGGAACCCAGACCCGTCAGGCGCCAGCCGAGTCCGTCTTCGGAGAAGCCTTTCTGCTCGCCCTTCTTCACTGCGCGGTAGACCACCTCGCCGGCCCAGTTGTAGGCCAGCTTCGCCGGGTTGCCGGGGTTGAACAAGGAATCAGAGTCTTCGCCCGGGCCGACCACCATCGCCGGAAGCACGATGTGGCGCGCGGCCTCGACTGCAGAAGGTGCGACATTCGCCGGGTAGAGCGCGGCGACGGCCTTGGCCTTCGGGTTGTCCACCGCCGCGAGTACCGCAGCGCCGCCGCCCATGCCGTGGCCGGCCACACCCAACTTCTTCGGGGAGACGGTGATGTTGCCGTTACCGATGCGTACACCGGCGAGAATTTGCATCGATGTCTCGAGGTCTGCGGCGAAGCCCCGGTGGTCCGGGGTGAGACCCGTCTCCGTGTTCGGGGCGGCAACAACAAATCCCCAGCTGGCCAGGTGGCGCAGGGTCTCCTCGTACGCACCAATTTCACGACGCCAGTCGTGGCCAAATGCCACACCAGGAAGATCTCGACCCTCAGCCGGTGCGTACACCTTGCCCGGCAGACCGGTGTAGCCGAGGTCGCCCTCCATCACCCGGTGGGGGCCACGCTTGGACAGCTCAGAAAGTTGTTTCAATTTCGCAGACACGCGCACCACTCTACTTGAATCTTTCTCCCAGGCTGGTGATGTGAAACGGTTTCGGCGAGGCCATGGTCTAGTGTGACTGGGGTGCTAGGCGCCCTCTCGCTCGCGTTCATCGACTCGATCAACCTGCTGCTCATTGCGGTGATCGTGGCCGTCGGCATTCTCGCGCCGCGTGCCGGCGGCCGCTTTGGCAAGATCACCGGTCTGCTCATCGCGGGCGACTGGCTCGGCGTCGCCGGCTTGGCGCTCATCATGCTGCTGATCTTTGACAGCCTCGGCGAAGCGGTCCAGCGCATTGTCAACGGCCCGATCTTTGGCATCGTCCTCATCGCCACCGGCGTTCTCACGGGGCTGCTCGCGCTGCGCGGCGGTGATAACTCTGCGCTGGTCAACCGTATTCTCGCACCGCTGCGCAGCCCGAACCCGCTCACTGTGCTCACCGGGTTCATCCTCGGCCTCGTGCAATCTGCGACCTCCGCGCCGTTCTACGGCGGGTTAATGCTGCTTTCAGCCGCGGGTGTCGATCCGGCGACGCGCTACGCCACCATTCCGCTTTACGCCACCGTCGCGCTGTCCTTGCCCACTCTCACTGCGCTGCTGGTCGCATGGGTACGCGCCAAGCCCGAGTCCGCAGCGGGTCGCGCGTTCGACTGGGCCCGCGCAAACCCGCAGGCCGTGTCGCTCGCGGCCACGTGGGCGGTGTCCTTCCTGCTCATCGTGCTCGGTGTGGTGCACCTGCTCTAGCGCGCGCATGGCACACTTAACGCGTATGAGCCCGCTCGTTGCACGCATCGATCTCAGCGCCATCGCCCACAACACCGCCCTTCTGAAGAAGCAGGCCGGCGCGGCGCGGCTCGTTTGCGTGGTCAAAGCCGATGCATACAACCACGGCATCGGGCGGTGCGTGCCAGTCATGGAGGCTAACGGCGCCGATGCGTTCGGCGTCGCCACCCTCGCCGAGGCCCGCGCGGTCCAGGCACTCACCAGCAAACCGGTCATCGCATGGTTGTGGTCACCGCAGGAAGCAATCCCGGAGGGCATCGAGCTCGCCGTCGCCACAAAAGAGCACTTAGCTTCGCTTATCGACGCCCCGTTCAATGCCACGGCGTACCTCAAAGTGGACACTGGTATGCACCGCGCCGGATTCACCGAGTCAGAGTGGGATGACGTCTTCGCCCAAGCTGCCGCCGCGGAACGCGATGGGCACGTGCGTGTCGCTGGCCTGATGAGCCACCTTGCGGACGCCGACAACCTGGACGGCGACTACACCTCTTTACAGGCAGCGCGCTTCCGCGACGCCATCGCGCGCGCCCGCGCCGCCGGGTTAAACCCTGTGTGCAACCACCTTGCGAATTCCCCGGCGACGTGGACTCGGCCCGACCTCGTGTTCGAGCAGGTCCGCCCCGGTGTGAGTCTGTACGGCATGGAACCGATCCCGGGGGAGGACCGCGGGTTGCGCCCGGCGATGACGTGGGCAGCGACCATCCTCGCGGTGAAACCGCTCGCCGCGGGAGAACCGGTAAGTTACGGACTCACCTGGCGCGCGCCGAGCGATGGATACACGGCCCTGGTACCCGCCGGTTACGCCGACGGCATCGCCCGCTCGTGGCAAGGCGCGATGCAGGTGACCATCGGCGGGCACCGCTACCCAGTGGTGGGGCGGGTGTGCATGGATCAAATTATCGTGTGGTTGGGCGAGAACGAGCACAGCGTGCGCGCCGGCTACGAGGCTGTCCTCTTCGGTGAAGGGGGAATGTCCGCCGCCGAGTTCGCCGATGCCGTCGGCACCATCAACTACGAAATCATCTGCGCGCCGAAGGGCCGCACCCGCCGCGAGTACCTCGAACCCGAACAGGAGCGACCGTGAAACCCCAGTTCCCACACAGCGGTAGCCGCATCTGCACCACCGCGGCCGACACCCGCGAGCTCGGCCGCGAGCTGGGCGCAACGCTTGAAGCAGGAGACGTAGTCATTCTCGATGGCCCATTGGGCGCGGGAAAAACCACCTTCACTCAAGGCGTCGCGGAAGGGCTTGAAGTGAAGGGCCGGGTCACAAGCCCCACGTTTGTCATCGCACGAGAACACCGCTCCACCTGCGGCGGCCCGAACCTCATTCACATCGACGCCTACCGCCTGCTTGGAGAGGGTTCGTCTGGTGACGCCCTCGGCGAACTCGATGCCCTCGACCTCGACACGGATCTTGACTCAGCAGTGGTCGTCGCCGAGTGGGGCGGCGGTCTAATTGAGCAAATCGCGGAGCGCTACCTCCTCGTCCAATTCGACCGTGACGCGCTGCTTGACACTTCGCCCGACACCGAGCCCGACACCGAGCCCGACGCGGAAGCCCGCGTGATTACCTGGCGAACCGCCGACACCACCCACAGCTCCACCGGTGACGGGTTGTAGGCTGGCACCCATGCTGAAGCTTTCGAATTCCCAGCGCAATTGGGTCATTCTCGCCATCGTGCTGTGGCTGGTGTTGCTTGCTGGTCTCATCTTCATCCCGAAGGAACGCCCGGTGCAGGCGCAAGGCCCGGTAGTTGCACCGACAAACTCCCTGTCCACCACCCTCGCGAACACGCCGCAGACCGGCGGCGCAGTGTCTGGGCAGATCCTCGACCCGTCGGTGATCTACGACGCCAACACCTACGGCGGCTTCACCACGCTGTGCCCGAACGAGCCGCAGGAAATCAAGGATCTCAAGCTCGAGCAGCTGGAGCTTGACGGCGTTGACCTCGACGGCGCCTACGGCTACGTGGTGTTGATCCCGTACGAGGAGGGCACCGACCTGATGCTCGACCAGGTGGCCCTGAACGATGTCGATGTCTGCCTGCAGCCGCTGAACGCGACGCTGCCGCTGAACTCCCCGATCCTGGCTTCCTACGGCGACGACAAGTGGCACGTCGCCTTCCAGTAGACCATGCTCGTCCTCGCGATTGACACGGCCACCGCGCAGCTTGTCGTCGGTCTCGTCGAGACTGGTACCGGCACCGACACCGACACCGACACCGGCACCGCTACCGTCCTCGCCGAGTCCGTAGAGACCACGCGCGCGCACAACGAACGTCTCGTGCCCACCGTCGACGCGGTCCTCGCTGAGGCTGGCAGGACCCACGGCGACCTCGACGCTATCGTCGTCGGGTGCGGCCCCGGCCCGTTCACGGGGTTGCGCGTGGGCATGGCCTCAGCCTCGGCGTTCGGTCAGGCGCTTGGCATCCCGGTCCACGGGGTGGTCACCCACGATGCGAGCAGCACGCTTATCGACGCCCCCTCCACGCTCATCGCCACCGACGCTCGCCGCCGGGAGGTGTACTGGGCCCATTACGTCAACGGCGAGCGCGTCGCGGGTCCCGAGGTCTGCGCCCCGAGCGCGATTCCGGTCGACGAAGTCGACGTGCTCAGCGTGCCCGAACACCTCGCGGACCAGCTCACCGTGTGCGCGCGCGAAGTCACCTACGTCGCCCCGCGCCCGGAGGGGTTGGTTCGCGCTGCCGACCTCAACTCGGCGTCCGCGCCGCTGGTGCCGCACTACCTGCGCCGCCCTGACGCTGTGGAGCCAGCGCCGAAAC belongs to Corynebacterium glaucum and includes:
- a CDS encoding poly(ethylene terephthalate) hydrolase family protein, translating into MSAKLKQLSELSKRGPHRVMEGDLGYTGLPGKVYAPAEGRDLPGVAFGHDWRREIGAYEETLRHLASWGFVVAAPNTETGLTPDHRGFAADLETSMQILAGVRIGNGNITVSPKKLGVAGHGMGGGAAVLAAVDNPKAKAVAALYPANVAPSAVEAARHIVLPAMVVGPGEDSDSLFNPGNPAKLAYNWAGEVVYRAVKKGEQKGFSEDGLGWRLTGLGSSDKKNQATTRALLTGYLLHQLAEEKKYAAFSDPEAAGKNVQSLVGDNLAKAAGLARNNTAFSLF
- the tsaE gene encoding tRNA (adenosine(37)-N6)-threonylcarbamoyltransferase complex ATPase subunit type 1 TsaE produces the protein MKPQFPHSGSRICTTAADTRELGRELGATLEAGDVVILDGPLGAGKTTFTQGVAEGLEVKGRVTSPTFVIAREHRSTCGGPNLIHIDAYRLLGEGSSGDALGELDALDLDTDLDSAVVVAEWGGGLIEQIAERYLLVQFDRDALLDTSPDTEPDTEPDAEARVITWRTADTTHSSTGDGL
- the glmM gene encoding phosphoglucosamine mutase, with product MTRLFGTDGVRGLANERLTAPLAMKLGAAAATVLTRERSSGSRRPTALIGRDPRVSGEMLAAAMAAGMASKGVDVLRVGVIPTPGLAFLTDDYGADIGVMISASHNPMPDNGIKFFSAGGKKLPDDVEDEIEAAMVELSETGPTGTGIGRVIEEAPDARERYLAHLKEAVQTDLAGIKVVVDCANGAAFEVAPKAYAAAGADVTAIFNTPDAYNINDGSGSTHIEQIQAAVVEHGADIGLAHDGDADRCLAVDAKGNVVDGDQIMAILATGMQERNSLQDNTLVATVMSNLGLKIAMREHGIELKETAVGDRYVLEELGRGEYSLGGEQSGHLVVPAYATTGDGTLTGLLLMARMAETGKSLEELASVMQVLPQVLINVPVSDKAKIMDSPKVQEAIQIAEAELGDSGRVLLRPSGTEELFRVMVEAADEEQARKVAGQLAAVVAAV
- the tsaB gene encoding tRNA (adenosine(37)-N6)-threonylcarbamoyltransferase complex dimerization subunit type 1 TsaB, with the translated sequence MLVLAIDTATAQLVVGLVETGTGTDTDTDTGTATVLAESVETTRAHNERLVPTVDAVLAEAGRTHGDLDAIVVGCGPGPFTGLRVGMASASAFGQALGIPVHGVVTHDASSTLIDAPSTLIATDARRREVYWAHYVNGERVAGPEVCAPSAIPVDEVDVLSVPEHLADQLTVCAREVTYVAPRPEGLVRAADLNSASAPLVPHYLRRPDAVEPAPKPKSPALPDVHEI
- the alr gene encoding alanine racemase — protein: MSPLVARIDLSAIAHNTALLKKQAGAARLVCVVKADAYNHGIGRCVPVMEANGADAFGVATLAEARAVQALTSKPVIAWLWSPQEAIPEGIELAVATKEHLASLIDAPFNATAYLKVDTGMHRAGFTESEWDDVFAQAAAAERDGHVRVAGLMSHLADADNLDGDYTSLQAARFRDAIARARAAGLNPVCNHLANSPATWTRPDLVFEQVRPGVSLYGMEPIPGEDRGLRPAMTWAATILAVKPLAAGEPVSYGLTWRAPSDGYTALVPAGYADGIARSWQGAMQVTIGGHRYPVVGRVCMDQIIVWLGENEHSVRAGYEAVLFGEGGMSAAEFADAVGTINYEIICAPKGRTRREYLEPEQERP